A window of the Bombina bombina isolate aBomBom1 chromosome 3, aBomBom1.pri, whole genome shotgun sequence genome harbors these coding sequences:
- the LOC128652601 gene encoding olfactory receptor 1009-like gives MSNYTNFKEFILLGLTDNPALELFLFVLFLIFYTITIFANIGIIVIIRADARLHTPMYFFLNNLSFLDLCYATIITPKTLVNFLSNKKVIAYVECILQMYLFGASVTIECFLLGIMAYDRYVAICNPLVYLTIMNKRFCLQLVGYAYIGGYLNAAIHTTCTFQLPFCKSNKIDHFYCDVPPLLKLSCVDTTMNELVMFIFGGFAEISSLTAVTVSYAYIISTIMRIHSNEGRKKAFSTCASHLTAVIIFYGTIVFMYLRPSSTYSLSQDRIASVFYTVVIPMLNPLIYSLRNKEVARASEASVCSEKSGVIRTNCCMNACSASGDYLAIPGDFASVRSVKGLAIVANLEINLL, from the exons ATGTCGAATTACACAAACTTCAAAGAGTTTATCCTTCTAGGACTGACAGATAATCCTGCATTAGAACTTTTTCTTTTTGTGCTTTTCTTAATATTTTATACTATCACAATCTTTGCTAATATTGGCATCATTGTAATTATCAGAGCCGATGCTCGTCTCCACACACCCatgtatttttttcttaataacTTGTCCTTCCTGGACCTTTGTTACGCCACCATTATAACACCAAAGACTTTAGTTAACTTCCTGTCCAATAAAAAAGTGATTGCTTACGTAGAATGTATATTACAGATGTACTTGTTTGGTGCATCAGTTACCATTGAATGTTTTCTACTAGGAATAATGGCGTATGATCGATATGTTGCCATTTGCAACCCTTTGGTATATTTAACGATTATGAACAAAAGGTTTTGCTTGCAACTTGTAGGATACGCCTACATTGGTGGATATCTCAATGCTGCAATTCATACAACTTGTACATTTCAATTACCATtctgtaaaagcaataaaatagATCATTTTTACTGCGACGTGCCTCCCCTTTTAAAATTGTCTTGCGTTGATACAACCATGAATGaacttgttatgtttatttttggtGGTTTTGCTGAAATAAGCTCCCTCACAGCTGTCACTGTGTCATATGCCTATATTATTTCTACCATAATGAGGATTCACTCTAATGAAGGACGGAAGAAGGCGTTTTCTACATGTGCGTCTCACCTTACTGCAGTCATCATCTTCTACGGCACAATAGTTTTTATGTACCTGCGGCCTTCATCTACTTATTCCTTAAGCCAGGACAGAATCGCTTCAGTGTTCTATACTGTGGTTATTCCTATGCTGAATCCACTGATCTACAGTTTAAGAAATAAGGAAGTAGCCCGAGC ATCTGAGGCATCAGTCTGTTCGGAAAAGTCAGGGGTTATCAGAACTAACTG TTGTATGAATGCTTGTTCAGCTTCTGGTGACTATTTAGCAATTCCAGGGGATTTTGCTTCCGTTAGATCAGTTAAAGGACTAGCAATTGTTGCAAATTTAGAAATAAATCTCCTCTAA